Proteins encoded by one window of Polyodon spathula isolate WHYD16114869_AA chromosome 16, ASM1765450v1, whole genome shotgun sequence:
- the LOC121329141 gene encoding solute carrier family 35 member E2A-like — MAKEGNPRERSPWRCFSLFGSRTERVVLARSDSSPEETVLKITITETTVIESHSGVWNSRALSYLGLWYFFSFCTLFLNKYILSLLEGEPGMLGAVQMLSTSVIGFMKMYVPCCLYQHKARAEYPPNFIMIMLFVGLMRFATVVLGLVSLKNVAVSFAETVKSSAPIFTVIMSRLILGEYTGLWVNLSLFPVMAGLALCTATEISFNMLGFSAALSTNIMDCLQNVFSKKLLSGDKYKFSPPELQFYTSAAAVIMLIPAWIFLMDIPVIGKSGRSFHFSQDILLLLLFDGVLFHLQSVTAYALMGRISPVTFSVASTVKHALSIWLSIIVFSNSITALSAVGTVLVIIGVLLYNKANQHQRESLQAIAQPADPVDLQEDSKGAKK; from the exons ATGGCAAAGGAAGGCAATCCCAGGGAACGGTCTCCGTGGCGATGCTTCTCTCTGTTTGGGAGCCGGACGGAGCGAGTGGTGCTGGCGCGTAGCGACAGCTCCCCGGAGGAGACTGTGCTGAAGATCACCATCACCGAGACCACCGTCATCGAGTCGCACTCTGGCGTGTGGAACTCCCGCGCCCTCTCCTACCTGGGCCTCTGGTACTTCTTCAGCTTCTGCACGCTGTTCCTCAACAAGTATATTCTGTCGCTTCTGGAGGGGGAGCCCGGCATGTTGG GTGCTGTTCAGATGCTCTCCACTTCCGTCATAGGCTTCATGAAGATGTACGTCCCGTGCTGCCTGTATCAACACAAAGCTCGTGCTGAGTACCCACCCAACTTCATCATGATCATGCTCTTTGTGGGATTAATGAG GTTTGCAACAGTGGTCCTGGGGCTGGTGAGCCTGAAGAACGTGGCTGTTTCGTTTGCAGAGACGGTGAAGAGTTCAGCTCCAATCTTCACTGTGATCATGTCCAGGCTGATACTCGGAGAGTACACAG GTCTATGGGTGAACCTCTCTCTCTTCCCTGTGATGGCAGGATTAGCTCTGTGCACAGCTACAGAGATCAGCTTCAACATGCTGGGCTTTTCTGCAGCCTTATCCACAAACATCATGGACTG cttacAGAATGTCTTTTCTAAAAAGCTACTAAGCGGAGACAAGTACAAATTCAG TCCCCCAGAGCTTCAGTTTTATAccagtgctgctgctgtgatcATGCTTATCCCAGCATGGATATTTCTCATG GACATTCCAGTGATTGGAAAGAGTGGGCGCAGTTTTCATTTCAGCCAGGATATTCTCCTCCTGCTCCTGTTCGATGGGGTCCTGTTTCACCTGCAGAGCGTCACGGCGTACGCACTGATGGGCAGGATTTCACCTGTCACCTTCAG TGTGGCCAGCACAGTGAAACACGCCCTGTCCATCTGGCTGAGCATTATCGTCTTCAGCAACAGCATCACAGCTCTGTCCGCAGTGGGGACGGTGCTGGTGATCATCGGGGTCCTGCTCTACAACAAGGCCAACCAGCACCAGCGAGAAAGCCTGCAGGCAATCGCCCAGCCAGCTGACCCAGTGGACCTgcaggaagacagcaaaggagcTAAGAAATAA